Proteins found in one Aspergillus chevalieri M1 DNA, chromosome 2, nearly complete sequence genomic segment:
- a CDS encoding ATP-binding protein (COG:S;~EggNog:ENOG410PPVP;~InterPro:IPR027417) translates to MAAAITSWVLNPIQSLTMSRPRTRELWCAVPGNLRQPFSIECIADQDNIQTLKKKIWDHAPAHAKKDAADYGDLTLYSPVVQLNYEEEFKIDNGELLHPRRMVTFNPLFPESKDPDVDIIVVVAGGATTRKRKRSESQSANIRRTLSIAEHQLVCPRERTVSKLAAILDDMNIVHVRGTPASGKTRLSELLRDYYRKEGRKAFLIKKWEELDSEDPWGSLIELVKKKNKELEGVSTTSFTVTSSQSEHDLSWVLTSNTVIIVDEAQTTYSDDTLWNTIFKERLTPNVYKFKLCLFCSYGSPATGPDQTFFTPVRLSNRQCISFTPQGQQNSPPIGLFYDKEEFKDVVSRLLTFQYEERFNFDEGALEYIFAISNGHPGAVTSIVDVLYEAYRQDIKHEHIRTLTEDHIIWFLEDAATVFDKLSTRPVNRSFPDISRATNGISNTLCKITEEGSISFDINDASIKFCYQKGWIHRVALDGDDIAVLPSRLHEKYIEYSIGTMSLPLPARFDSLPKLCKEILSKFSIMNLRHSVEGKKMSSASQPRPVEAQYQDEFYGGFTHVAGRGVPISSEWSRTKDGRVDFYIPEKKWAIELLRNHDKVDEHISRFKEGGKYHPWLKENMVEDWIIIDCATSLPTKGFSEPRLWHAVFINDYSELQLYDYQKVLMMSVHLRN, encoded by the exons ATGgccgccgccatcaccagctgggtgctcaacccaattcaatctttgacaatgtctcgaccgcGTACTCGCGAATTATGGTGTGCTGTTCCTGGAAATCTTAGGCAGCCATTCTCTATAGAGTGCATTGCAGACCAAGACAATATTCAGACACTCAAAAAGAAGATTTGGGACCATGCACCAGCACACGCCAAGAAAGATGCAGCTGACTATGGTGATCTCACCCTCTACAGCCCTGTGGTGCAACTCAACTATGAAGAGGAGTTTAAAATTGATAATGGTGAACTTCTACATCCCCGCCGAATGGTCACATtcaacccactcttccctgaaagcaaggatccagatgtggatatcattgttgttgtggCCGGAGGTGCGACTAcacggaaacggaagcgctctGAATCACAAAGTG CGAATATACGTCGGACACTGTCCATCGCAGAGCATCAATTGGTATGCCCTCGAGAGCGTACAGTGTCAAAACTTgcagccattttggatgacatgaacatagtccatgtgcgtggaactccagccagtgggaaaacacGTCTCTCTGAACTCTTGAGAGACTACTATcgcaaagagggaagaaaggctTTCTTAATCAAGAAATGGGAGGAACTTGATTCTGAGGATCCTTGGGGCAGCCTTATTGAGCTtgtcaaaaaaaagaataaggAACTAGAAGGTGTCTCCACCACTAGTTTCACTGTGACCTCATCACAATCTGAACAtgatctctcttgggttttgacatcaaacactgttattattgtggatgaggcacagacAACCTACAGTGATGATacgctctggaacacaatcttCAAAGAGAGACTAACCCCCAATGTTTACAAATTTAaactatgtcttttctgctcttatgGCAGTCCGGcaacaggcccagatcaaacattcttcactccagtcagGCTTTCCAACCGACAATGCATCTCATTTACGCCACAAGGCCAGCAAAactcaccacctattggtTTATTTTATGACAAAGAGGAGTTCAAGGATGTCGTTTCACGGTTGCTTACATTTCAATATGAAGAGAGGttcaattttgatgaaggtgccctggagtatatatttgcaatatcaaatggccatccaggagcggtGACATCGATAGTTGATGTACTTTACGAG GCCTATCGTCAAGACATCAAGCATGAACATATTaggaccttgacagaagatcatatcatctggttcctggaggacgCTGCCACAGTCTTTGACAAACTAAGCACCCGGCCAGTTAATCGCTCCTTTCCAGATATATCAAGAGCTACAAATGGAATCTCCAACACATTGTGCAAAATCacagaagaaggaagtatttcatttgatatcaatgatgcaagcatcaagttctgttatcagaaaggttggattcacagggtagctctggatggtgatgatattgcagttctgccatcacgcttacatgaaaa atacattgaatattcGATTGGCACAATGTCACTGCccctgcctgccagattCGACTCACTACCAAAATTATGCAAGGAAATCCTCAGCAAATTCTCCATAATGAACTTAAGGCATTCAGTtgagggcaaaaaaatgTCAAGCGcgtcacaacccagacctgtggaagccCAATACCAGGATGAATTCTATGGGGGATTCACCCATGTAGCAGGGCGAGGTGTGCCgatatccagtgaatggtcaaggaccaaggacggtcgagtggatttctatatcccagaaaagaaatgggcgattGAATTATTGAGAAATCATGATAaagttgatgaacatatctcccgattcaaggagggtggcaaatatcatccctggctaaAGGAGAATATGGTTGaagattggatcataatcgactgtgcgacttctttaccaaccaaag GGTTCTCAGAGCCTAGGCTATGGCATGCtgtattcatcaatgattattctgaattgcagctgtatgactatcagaaagttcttatgatgtctgtgcatctaagGAATTGA
- a CDS encoding Zn(II)2Cys6 transcription factor domain-containing protein (COG:S;~EggNog:ENOG410PYCW;~InterPro:IPR036864,IPR001138;~PFAM:PF00172;~go_function: GO:0000981 - DNA-binding transcription factor activity, RNA polymerase II-specific [Evidence IEA];~go_function: GO:0008270 - zinc ion binding [Evidence IEA];~go_process: GO:0006355 - regulation of transcription, DNA-templated [Evidence IEA]), translated as MAGNKRTSSQMDNGNDNPNPNTLDEYQALHYTDKFQDLFEIPNSPSEEVLAMSGAFVFQEAPIDDNNNSSSSSSSSNNNNNDNGTDIDPGNALALQDPTQGIPVENTVATDINEQATMEHVAEPPKAPRKRRRKGDPEPDHSALVREKTAKSNRCGQACDRCHMRRFKCDEVRGGCLMCLRSGYECKMTNRVTGETVVRGGREGVVINFDDIQRENDRIKEENEKLREEIEQFRSVVGKLQSQLQYYHSKFSMGAIPGPSHTQVSDPSRVLPNPKSQARAMQQANPNSLYGNQINSNNNGTTQPVASNYNNNAFSGNMSIGSSAPLPIPNSMLNAFSRSEWAQPRLPQWFPAVSRNNILTYLPRSQVLAPMQDNGRGMYQGMQMQNFQGLGMQSQGSRNLPITLDAQNDQVNPQENANTQPQHNHGQDTSVYVQGMSHSMKTLNQGFQAPPQYLTKGAQNQTSQHESKNVQHQDFPNTKVPYKTAHDYPFNFPQPAPQSYSQPVVQFQGAGQQSAGNQIPSFLNDPLSGIKSEDDTDVVKFDLGSGCCWTPLLPAAFPSLDLDVATKQGSTANPANTGTDLFTVNDSNKLCQAQDLSDPEILSLLESLEQQKQSQPLVQELKQE; from the exons ATGGCGGGCAACAAACGCACCTCCAGTCAAATGGACAACGGCAACGACAATCCCAACCCCAATACCCTAGATGAATATCAAGCTCTTCACTATACTGACAAATTCCAGGATCTATTTGAAATTCCCAATTCCCCTTCCGAGGAAGTTCTCGCAATGTCAGGTGCCTTTGTCTTCCAAGAAGCGCCGATcgacgacaacaacaacagcagcagcagcagcagcagtagcaacaacaataacaatGACAATGGTACTGACATCGACCCAGGTAACGCTCTTGCCTTGCAAGACCCGACCCAGGGTATTCCAGTTGAGAACACCGTTGCCACTGATATTAACGAACAAGCGACTATGGAACACGTTGCAGAGCCACCAAAGGCTCCCAGAAAGCGACGCAGAAAAGGCGACCCGGAACCAGACCACTCAGCGCTGGTTCGGGAGAAGACGGCAAAGTCAAATAGGTGTGGACAGGCTTGCGACCGGTGCCAT ATGCGCAGGTTCAAATGCGACGAAGTTAGAGGCGGTTGCCTTATGTGTCTTCGATCAGGATATGAATGCAAAATGACTAACAGGGTTACTGGAGAAACTGTCGTTCGAGGCGGAAGGGAAGGTGTGGTGATTAATTTTGACGATATTCAGCGCGAAAACGACCGGATCAAGGAGGAGAACGAGAAGCTACGTGAGGAGATTGAGCAGTTCCGAAGCGTGGTCGGTAAGCTGCAGAGTCAGTTGCAATACTACCACAGTAAATTCTCAATGGGAGCT ATACCAGGCCCAAGCCACACACAAGTAAGCGATCCTTCCAGAGTCTTACCCAATCCAAAGTCCCAAGCCCGAGCTATGCAACAAGCCAATCCGAACTCTTTGTACGGTAATCAaatcaacagcaacaacaatggCACTACCCAACCCGTTGCGTCTAACTATAACAACAATGCATTTTCAGGGAACATGTCTATTGGCTCTTCGGCCCCTTTGCCCATCCCCAACTCCATGCTCAACGCATTCTCGCGCTCTGAGTGGGCTCAACCCCGTCTTCCCCAATGGTTTCCTGCTGTTTCGCGAAACAACATATTGACTTATCTTCCGCGTTCTCAGGTTCTGGCTCCTATGCAGGATAACGGTCGAGGTATGTATCAGGGCATGCAGATGCAAAACTTCCAGGGCTTGGGTATGCAAAGCCAGGGCTCGCGAAACTTACCAATCACTCTAGATGCTCAAAATGATCAAGTCAATCCTCAAGAAAACGCCAACACCCAACCTCAGCACAACCATGGCCAAGACACAAGCGTATATGTCCAAGGTATGTCCCACAGCATGAAGACGCTAAACCAGGGTTTCCAGGCTCCGCCTCAGTACCTTACCAAAGGTGCGCAAAACCAGACCTCCCAGCATGAAAGCAAGAACGTTCAACACCAGGACTTCCCGAATACAAAAGTGCCATACAAAACCGCTCACGATTATCCTTTCAACTTCCCACAACCTGCGCCGCAGAGCTATTCGCAACCGGTCGTTCAGTTCCAGGGAGCTGGACAACAGAGCGCAGGGAATCAGATTCCGAGTTTCCTTAACGACCCCCTGAGTGGAATAAAGAGCGAGGATGACACTGATGTTGTTAAATTCGATCTCGGGTCTGGATGCTGCTGGACGCCTCTTCTACCAGCTGCGTTTCCCAGTCTTGACCTGGACGTTGCCACGAAACAGGGCTCAACTGCAAACCCAGCAAACACTGGCACCGATCTCTTCACGGTCAACGACAGCAACAAGCTTTGCCAAGCACAAGACCTATCCGACCCAGAGATCCTCAGTCTTCTAGAGAGTTTGGAACAGCAGAAACAGTCTCAGCCACTGGTTCAAGAACTAAAGCAAGAATAG
- a CDS encoding cyclic nucleotide-binding domain protein (COG:P,T;~EggNog:ENOG410QE71;~InterPro:IPR018488,IPR001810,IPR000595,IPR018490, IPR036047,IPR032675,IPR014710,IPR006553;~PFAM:PF00027,PF16643,PF12937;~go_function: GO:0005515 - protein binding [Evidence IEA]) yields MRRHGRAAGGTKAVTPMPETVSLIHSFDSVSNPNRPVRPSPLASSHIKALPLDLVDRLRSFPLFQSTPESFLIDIGQHLRPQLHAANDYILTEGDEAKAIYWLVRGAVAVTSRDGESIYAELKPGAFFGEIGVLMDRPRTATIIARTRCLLVVLTKEDFRKILPRFPDVEGAIRDEAQERLMILERKKKETSAPAVDLTNYQLSGNQFRRGSKRLRDSPSKDVSPADQDSHTIHPINGNKKRKSPSPVMKDKSSSALANGLVNVRLLLKELPLFSGLPADILHFLGLNAQPRSYPPFTDIIRQDSQGREIYFIVRGEVEILSGRTQPLDSLYRSKSNGIQHPEFEVKARLRQGQYFGEVVSLSLAPRRTATVRSVSSVECLMIGGDVLSQFWDKCPKNVRDQVEDTAKERLQAASDGDVVMTEDPAPEQVVNGFGIDDRFKAAASRRQSMPILTLTETELDSPHRQSNGVDDQTVLRPSDPDPYINFGLDNVRERSRRGSVAPPTPEEVSREQHRPSPSQSRRASSSFTYTDSAEVFKSQATTPRPSVSDNRGILPDNTLVHIFQYLELHHLLRLRAVSLHWSELLSKSAELLHHLDLSLYNRSLTDDVLVNTICPFAGERPRYIDISNCFHITDEGFKKLANTCGANVATWKMKSVWDVTAPAILEMAGSVTGLEEVDMSNCRKVGDTLLARILGWVVPGPHKPNQEQGKPGKGSTLKPTMQTAAGTVYGCPRLKRLTLQYCKHVTDRSMHHIAAHAAPRIEEMDLTRCTTITDHGFQFWGNAQFTRLRKLCLADCTYLTDNAIVYLTTAAKQLQELDLSFCCALSDTATQVLALQCSQLTYLNMSFCGSAISDSSLHSIGLHLLHMKRLSVRGCVRVTGAGVEAVADGCHQLQSLDVSQCKNLLPWLKKGGAQKYEDRIRIETVVQNAKFR; encoded by the exons ATGCGGCGCCATGGCAGGGCCGCCGGAGGGACAAAGGCTGTCACACCCATGCCGGAAACTGTCTCGTTGATACATTCCTTCGATTCCGTCTCGAACCCCAATCGTCCAGTTCGCCCGTCGCCGCTGGCCTCCTCACATATCAAGGCATTACCGCTCGACCTTGTTGATCGTTTGCGCTCGTTCCCGCTCTTTCAGTCTACGCCGGAGTCATTCCTCATTGACATCGGACAGCACCTTCGTCCGCAACTCCACGCAGCCAATGACTATATTCTGACAGAAGGGGACGAAGCGAAAGCGATATACTGGTTGGTTCGAGGTGCAGTCGCCGTTACCTCCCGGGATGGTGAGAGTATCTACGCAGAGCTCAAGCCTGGCGCCTTTTTCGGTGAGATCGGTGTGTTAATGGATCGCCCGCGCACAGCAACCATTATCGCGCGAACACGGTGTCTGCTTGTGGTCTTGACCAAAGAGGACTTCCGAAAGATCCTTCCTCGGTTTCCCGATGTCGAAGGCGCGATTCGGGATGAAGCTCAGGAGCGGTTGATGATCCttgagaggaagaaaaaagagaccTCCGCCCCTGCTGTCGACCTTACCAATTATCAACTTTCCGGaaatcaatttcgacgtggcTCAAAGAGACTACGAGACAGTCCCTCCAAGGATGTGTCGCCTGCTGATCAGGACAGCCATACCATTCACCCGATTAATGGTAATAAAAAGCGCAAATCTCCAAGCCCTGTAATGAAGGACAAGTCGTCCAGCGCGTTGGCGAACGGACTCGTGAACGTTCGTCTATTGCTTAAGGAGTTGCCATTGTTTTCGGGTTTGCCTGCAGATATCCTTCACTTCCTAGGGCTCAATGCTCAACCGCGATCATACCCGCCTTTTACAGACATCATTCGACAGGATTCCCAGGGACGGGAAATCTATTTCATCGTGCGTGGTGAGGTTGAAATTCTCTCCGGGAGAACGCAACCTTTGGATAGCCTTTACCGCTCCAAGTCAAACGGCATTCAGCATCCGGAGTTCGAGGTGAAAGCCCGTTTAAGACAAGGGCAATACTTTGGGGAGGTGGTGAGTCTATCTCTCGCACCGCGCAGAACGGCGACAGTTCGTTCTGTTAGCTCTGTGGAATGTTTGATGATTGGCGGAGATGTTCTCTCTCAATTTTGGGATAAGTGTCCCAAAAATGTCCGTGATCAAGTTGAGGACACGGCCAAGGAGAGGCTGCAGGCAGCCTCAGACGGCGACGTTGTTATGACAGAGGACCCTGCCCCTGAGCAAGTTGTCAATGGATTCGGTATTGACGACAGATTCAAAGCCGCCGCATCCCGGAGGCAATCGATGCCCATTTTGACCCTCACGGAAACAGAACTAGATAGTCCCCATCGCCAGTCTAATGGGGTAGACGACCAGACCGTACTGCGACCGTCAGATCCGGACCCTTATATAAACTTTGGATTGGACAATGTCCGAGAACGAAGTCGACGAGGATCAGTCGCGCCGCCAACGCCAGAGGAAGTCTCTAGAGAACAGCATCGACCGTCGCCTTCGCAATCTCGCCGCGCGAGCTCTTCTTTCACTTATACAGATTCAGCTGAAGTATTCAAGTCCCAGGCGACTACACCACGCCCTTCTGTGTCTGATAACCGTGGTATCTTGCCCGACAATACACTAGTGCACATCTTCCAATACCTGGAACTTCATCaccttcttcgtcttcgggcCGTGTCTCTTCATTGGTCCGAACTTTTGTCCAAGTCTGCGGAACTGCTTCACCACTTGGACCTCAGCTTATACAACCGATCGCTTACGGATGATGTTTTGGTCAATACAATTTGTCCTTTCGCTGGGGAACGGCCGCGTTACATTGATATCAGCAATTGTTTCCACATTACGGATGAGGGATTCAAGAAATTGGCCAATACGTGCGGCGCAAATGTCGCGACATGGAAAATGAAGAGTGTGTGGGACGTCACTGCACCTGCTATTCTTGAAATGGCCGGTAGTGTCACAGGCTTAGAAGAGGTCGATATGAGCAATTGCAGAAAAGTCGGAGACACTCTTCTGGCTCGAATACTTGGCTGGGTCGTTCCGGGGCCGCACAAGCCCAACCAAGAACAAGGAAAACCGGGCAAGGGGTCAACGTTGAAACCGACGATGCAGACCGCCGCCGGGACTGTGTATGGGTGCCCTCGATTAAAGCGACTGACACTGCAATATTGCAAGCATGTCACTGATCGCTCGATGCACCACATCGCTGCCCATGCTGCTCCTCGAATAGAGGAAATGGATTTGACACGCTGCACGACTATCACGGACCATGGGTTCCAATTCTGGGGAAATGCACAGTTTACTAGGCTGCGGAAGCTTTGTTTGGCAGATTGTACCTATCTGACTGATAACGCGATCGTGTATCTGACAACTGCTGCAAAGCAACTACAGGAATTAGACCTT TCTTTCTGCTGCGCATTGTCAGATACAGCGACGCAAGTCCTCGCCCTCCAATGCTCCCAGCTAACCTATCTGAACATGTCCTTCTGTGGCTCCGCAATCTCCGACTCCTCATTACACAGTATCGGCCTTCATCTCCTACACATGAAACGTCTTTCCGTCCGTGGCTGTGTCAGAGTTACCGGTGCTGGCGTCGAAGCAGTGGCTGATGGGTGTCATCAGCTCCAGTCACTCGACGTTAGTCAATGTAAGAACCTCCTGCCATGGCTCAAGAAAGGCGGTGCGCAAAAATATGAAGACAGGATACGCATTGAGACGGTTGTACAAAATGCAAAGTTCAGATGA
- a CDS encoding uncharacterized protein (COG:S;~EggNog:ENOG410PTJJ;~InterPro:IPR032567,IPR005162,IPR036875;~PFAM:PF03732;~go_function: GO:0003676 - nucleic acid binding [Evidence IEA];~go_function: GO:0008270 - zinc ion binding [Evidence IEA]) yields MDPFQELRNEFSSTIRALQNEIESVKNEPKPLQRPKPCLPDPEKFNGQSLKFDTWLASMKAKLRIDAPAIGDAVAQFYYVYLNLESKVQALVLPQLSYAEDTNTWDYNTILDQLSLVYDNPNKVQEAEDYLLVLKQDSGESVAAYIAKFERILYEAKGKDWPDVTKISAFRKGLNPTLRGRLNQQLNLPKSYTDFLRVVQQLGSHSFSSNSTNVSHSQSHQSGSHTKSDPMDLSVININSLSAASTSLDERNRRRQQGSCVRCGSSDHWVKDCSMKAHKESNKIWNQQMIARLEANRLDDLNDLDD; encoded by the exons atggacccctttcaagaactccgaaacgaattttcttctacgatccgcgccctccagaatgaaatcgaatccgtcaaaaatgaacccaaaccacttcaacgaccaaagccatgcctccctgatcccgagaaattcaatggccaatctttgaagtttgatacctggcttgcttcgatgaaggctaagcttaggattgatgctccagctattggtgatgcagtggctcagttctactatgtctatctgaatctggaaagcaaagtccaagctctagttcttccccagttatcttatgcagaagacaccaacacctgggattacaacaccatccttgatcaactatctctggtttatgacaaccccaacaaggttcaagaagctgaagattatctactagtcctaaagcaggatagtggtgaatctgtggcagcctacatcgccaagtttgagaggattctttatgaggcaaagggcaaagattggcctgatgtcaccaagatttcagcgttcaggaaaggcctcaatcctactctccgaggacgtctcaaccagcagttgaatcttccaaaatcatacactgatttccttcgtgtggttcaacaattgggaagtcattctttcagctcaaattccaccaatgtttcccactctcaatcacaccaatctggctctcacaccaagtctgatcctatggacctcagcgtcatcaatatcaactccctgtcagcagcgtccacctccctagatgaaaggaacagacgacgacaacaaggatcctgtgtgagatgtggctcctctgatcattgggtgaaggattgttccatgaaggcacacaaggaatccaataaaatatggaaccagcagatgattgcaag gttagaggcaaaccgtcttgatgaccttaatgatctcgatgattga